One window of Etheostoma spectabile isolate EspeVRDwgs_2016 chromosome 6, UIUC_Espe_1.0, whole genome shotgun sequence genomic DNA carries:
- the LOC116691155 gene encoding group XV phospholipase A2 has protein sequence MAAWHRITALSLLLQVGLLLLLLSAGSSGKPLEKCLDGKPCSPPRPPVVLIPGDLGNQLEAKLDKPSVVHYICYKKTDSFFTLWLNLELLVPVAIDCWIDNIRLIYNRTTHSTSSPPGVDVRVPGFGKTFPLEYLDPSKHSVGMYFFTIVQMLVEWGYTRDVDVRGAPYDWRKAPNENKEYFLALQQMIEEMAENAGGPVVLIAHSMGNMYTLYFLNQQPQAWKDRYIKAFITLGAPWAGVAKTLRVVTSGDNNRIPVISPLKIRSQQRSAVSTSWLFPYAHSWPKDHILVQTPTNNYTVLDYKRFYSDIGFDDGWLMRQDTEPLVSDLRPPGVAVHCLYGSGIPTMEAFQYSDKFPDVEPTVVLGDGDGTVNLRSGIQCRRWVGKQKQPVKVKELPGNEHVNMLLNMTTVSYIKTVLFSP, from the exons ATGGCGGCTTGGCACCGGATAACCGCCCTCTCTTTGCTGCTCCAAGTCggcttgttgttgttgctgttgtcgGCTGGGAGCAGCGGGAAACCGCTGGAGAAATGTCTCGACGGCAAGCCTTGTTCGCCCCCGAGACCCCCCGTGGTCCTCA TTCCGGGGGATCTGGGAAACCAGTTGGAGGCGAAGCTGGATAAACCCAGTGTGGTCCATTACATCTGCTATAAGAAGACCGACTCCTTCTTCACTCTGTGGCTCAACCTAGAGCTGCTGGTCCCTGTAGCCATAGACTGTTGGATCGACAACATAAG GCTGATCTACAACAGGACCACACACAGCACCTCGTCCCCGCCGGGTGTGGACGTTCGTGTCCCGGGTTTTGGAAAGACATTTCCACTGGAGTATCTGGACCCAAGCAAACACAGTGTTG GCATGTATTTCTTTACCATAGTGCAGATGCTGGTAGAGTGGGGCTACACCCGTGATGTTGATGTGAGAGGAGCTCCCTATGATTGGAGGAAAGCCCCCA ATGAGAATAAAGAGTATTTCCTGGCGCTGCAACAGATGATTGAAGAGATGGCGGAGAATGCGGGTGGGCCCGTGGTACTCATTGCGCACAGCATGGGCAACATGTACACCTTGTACTTCCTCAACCAGCAACCACAGGCCTGGAAAGACCGGTACATCAAAGCATTCATCACGCTGGGAGCACCATGGGCAGGGGTCGCCAAGACCCTCCGTGTGGTCACCTCTG GTGATAATAACCGCATCCCAGTGATCAGCCCGTTGAAGATTCGCTCCCAACAACGTTCTGCTGTCTCCACCTCCTGGCTGTTCCCCTATGCCCACTCCTGGCCCAAAGATCAT ATCTTGGTGCAGACGCCCACCAACAACTACACTGTGCTGGACTACAAGCGCTTCTACTCAGACATCGGTTTTGATGACGGCTGGCTGATGCGGCAGGACACCGAGCCACTGGTGTCCGACCTCAGGCCCCCCGGCGTGGCCGTCCATTGCTTGTATGGTAGCGGTATCCCCACGATGGAGGCCTTCCAGTACTCGGACAAGTTCCCCGACGTGGAGCCCACGGTTGTGTTGGGCGACGGGGATGGGACGGTGAACCTACGGAGTGGCATCCAGTGCAGGCGGTGGGTGGGAAAGCAAAAACAGCCTGTGAAAGTAAAGGAGCTTCCAGGGAACGAACATGTGAACATGCTGTTGAACATGACGACTGTGTCTTACATCAAGACTGTGCTGTTCTCCCCATAA